One genomic region from Jiangella sp. DSM 45060 encodes:
- the dxs gene encoding 1-deoxy-D-xylulose-5-phosphate synthase gives MGLLDRIKDPRDLRALSDDELESLAAEIRDRLVATCASNGGHLGPNLGVVELTIAAHRVFDSPRDPIVFDTGHQAYVHKMLTGRHDFTRLKQSGGLSGYPSRAESEHDWVENSHASTALSYADGMAKAFSVRGERDRTVVAFIGDGALTGGMAWEALNNIAGGPQTGPDRRPLVIVVNDNGRSYSPTVGGLARHLTGLRTDPRYEQALDVVKRTLGRTALVGQPLYDALHGVKKGLKDLLAPQGMFEDLGLKYIGPIDGHDRAQVEQALTQAKRFGGPVLVHCLTQKGFGYDPAVRDEADQMHSPRPFDPATGAPAGKPVREWTDVFSEALVRAGRQRADVVAVTAAMLGPTGLEPFARAFPDRCFDVGIAEQHAATSAAGMAAMGLHPVVAVYATFLNRAFDQVLMDCALHKAGVTFVLDRAGVTGSDGPSHNGMWDMSILQVVPGLRLAAPRDGAQLVEQFTEALDVDDAPTVVRFSKGAVGPDVPALERLGGVDVLARGETRDVLLVAVGAMGKVGVDTAKRLQAQGVGVTVVDPRWVKPLDDVIIDLARQHRLVVTVEDNGRVGGVGSVLAQQLRDAGVTVPVHDHGLPQRFLDHAKRDEILAAAGLTAQDLAREVSGLVAALDSTPHDRTTTV, from the coding sequence GTGGGACTTCTCGACCGCATCAAGGACCCCCGCGACCTGCGGGCACTGTCCGATGACGAGCTCGAGTCGCTGGCCGCGGAGATCCGCGACCGGCTGGTGGCGACCTGCGCTTCGAACGGCGGGCATCTCGGGCCGAACCTCGGCGTGGTCGAGCTGACGATCGCGGCGCACCGGGTGTTCGACTCGCCGCGCGACCCCATCGTGTTCGACACCGGGCACCAGGCCTACGTGCACAAGATGCTCACCGGGCGGCACGACTTCACCCGGCTGAAGCAGTCCGGCGGGCTGTCGGGTTACCCGAGCCGCGCCGAGAGCGAGCACGACTGGGTCGAGAACTCGCACGCCTCCACGGCGCTGTCGTACGCCGACGGCATGGCGAAGGCGTTCTCGGTGCGCGGCGAGCGCGACCGCACCGTCGTCGCGTTCATCGGCGACGGCGCGCTGACCGGCGGCATGGCCTGGGAGGCGCTCAACAACATCGCCGGCGGGCCGCAGACCGGCCCCGACCGCCGCCCGCTCGTCATCGTCGTCAACGACAACGGCCGTTCGTACTCGCCGACGGTCGGCGGGCTCGCCAGGCACCTGACGGGGCTGCGCACCGACCCGCGGTACGAACAGGCGCTCGACGTCGTCAAGCGGACGCTCGGCCGCACCGCGCTGGTCGGCCAGCCGCTCTACGACGCGCTGCACGGGGTCAAGAAGGGCCTGAAAGACCTCCTCGCGCCGCAGGGCATGTTCGAGGACCTCGGCCTCAAGTACATCGGACCCATCGACGGGCACGACCGCGCGCAGGTCGAGCAGGCGCTCACGCAGGCGAAACGGTTCGGCGGGCCGGTGCTGGTGCACTGCCTCACGCAGAAGGGGTTCGGCTACGACCCCGCCGTCCGCGACGAAGCCGACCAGATGCACAGCCCGCGGCCGTTCGACCCCGCCACCGGCGCCCCCGCGGGCAAGCCGGTGCGCGAGTGGACCGACGTGTTCAGCGAGGCGCTCGTGCGGGCCGGCCGGCAGCGGGCCGACGTCGTCGCCGTCACGGCCGCCATGCTCGGGCCGACCGGGCTCGAGCCGTTCGCCCGGGCGTTCCCCGACCGCTGCTTCGACGTCGGCATCGCCGAGCAGCACGCGGCCACGTCGGCGGCAGGCATGGCGGCCATGGGCCTGCACCCGGTCGTCGCCGTCTACGCGACGTTCCTCAACCGCGCGTTCGACCAGGTGCTGATGGACTGTGCGCTGCACAAGGCCGGCGTCACGTTCGTGCTCGACCGCGCCGGTGTCACCGGCAGCGACGGGCCGTCGCACAACGGCATGTGGGACATGTCGATCCTGCAGGTCGTGCCTGGGCTGCGGCTGGCCGCCCCGCGCGACGGCGCGCAACTGGTCGAGCAGTTCACCGAGGCCCTCGACGTCGACGACGCGCCCACGGTGGTGCGGTTCTCGAAGGGCGCCGTCGGGCCCGACGTCCCGGCGCTGGAACGCCTCGGCGGCGTCGACGTACTGGCCAGGGGCGAGACGCGCGACGTGCTGCTGGTGGCCGTCGGGGCCATGGGCAAGGTCGGCGTCGACACCGCGAAGCGGCTGCAGGCTCAGGGCGTCGGCGTCACCGTCGTCGACCCGCGCTGGGTGAAGCCGCTCGACGACGTGATCATCGACCTGGCGCGGCAGCACCGGCTGGTCGTCACCGTCGAGGACAACGGCCGGGTCGGCGGCGTCGGCTCGGTGCTGGCGCAGCAGTTGCGCGACGCCGGCGTCACGGTGCCGGTGCACGACCACGGCCTGCCGCAGCGCTTCCTCGACCACGCCAAGCGTGACGAGATCCTGGCCGCCGCCGGGCTCACCGCGCAGGACCTCGCGCGCGAGGTGTCCGGGCTGGTCGCGGCGCTCGACAGCACGCCGCACGACCGGACGACGACGGTGTGA
- a CDS encoding AI-2E family transporter, protein MTTTPSGRRPDPDWLRPESIIAMRLLIIGVAVAAAMWLVLQVQFIATAVVLGFAEVALLWPLARWLRSKRVPAVFAALLCVLLFLAFFAGLLVFVITEVVDSWPRMVDAVTGSINEINDWLEGGPFGMDTQSVQDLLGELQSRLGDVLGDVTSAAVGGLSLVGNFATVILIATFFTIFALTSGDKLWKQFVGTLAPGHREPADAAFRASMRTVGNWFYASTLTGLVDGVLIGVGLLILDVPLAVPIGALTFIMAYIPLVGATLAGAVAVLVALFSGGFTTSLWALAIVVLVQQIEGNVLSPLLMSRALNFHPVVTLILTTAAGTAFGLIGLFLAVPATGAIVAAVLAWRRIVRARELAENGGPPGDNGDPPPADATAPPSADPPSPLESPSR, encoded by the coding sequence GTGACCACCACCCCTTCCGGGCGCCGCCCGGACCCTGACTGGCTGCGGCCCGAATCCATCATCGCGATGCGGCTGCTCATCATCGGCGTGGCCGTCGCCGCCGCCATGTGGCTTGTCCTGCAGGTGCAGTTCATCGCCACGGCGGTCGTGCTCGGCTTCGCCGAGGTGGCGCTGCTGTGGCCGCTGGCCCGCTGGCTGCGGAGCAAGCGCGTACCCGCCGTGTTCGCGGCGTTGCTGTGTGTGCTCTTGTTCCTGGCGTTCTTCGCCGGGCTGCTGGTGTTCGTCATCACCGAGGTGGTCGATTCCTGGCCGCGGATGGTCGACGCCGTCACCGGGTCGATCAACGAGATCAACGACTGGCTCGAGGGCGGGCCGTTCGGCATGGACACGCAGAGCGTCCAGGACCTCCTGGGCGAACTGCAGTCCCGGCTGGGCGACGTGCTCGGCGACGTCACCAGCGCGGCGGTCGGCGGCCTGTCGCTGGTCGGGAACTTCGCGACCGTCATCCTCATCGCCACGTTCTTCACGATCTTCGCGTTGACCAGCGGCGACAAGCTGTGGAAGCAGTTCGTGGGCACGCTGGCCCCGGGGCACCGCGAGCCGGCCGACGCCGCCTTCCGGGCCTCCATGCGCACGGTCGGAAACTGGTTCTACGCCTCGACGCTGACCGGTCTGGTCGACGGCGTGCTGATCGGGGTCGGGCTGCTGATCCTCGACGTGCCGCTGGCGGTCCCGATCGGCGCGCTGACGTTCATCATGGCCTACATCCCGCTGGTCGGCGCCACGCTGGCGGGCGCGGTCGCGGTGCTGGTCGCGCTGTTCTCCGGCGGCTTCACCACGTCGCTGTGGGCCCTGGCGATCGTGGTCCTCGTGCAGCAGATCGAGGGCAACGTCCTGTCGCCGCTGCTGATGTCCCGGGCGCTGAACTTCCACCCCGTCGTCACCCTCATCCTGACGACGGCCGCGGGGACGGCGTTCGGGTTGATCGGGCTGTTCCTCGCCGTGCCCGCGACGGGCGCCATCGTCGCGGCGGTGCTGGCCTGGCGGCGGATCGTCAGGGCGCGCGAACTCGCCGAGAACGGCGGACCACCCGGCGACAACGGCGATCCACCGCCGGCCGACGCCACCGCGCCGCCGTCCGCCGACCCGCCGTCGCCGCTCGAGTCGCCGTCGCGCTGA
- a CDS encoding sigma factor-like helix-turn-helix DNA-binding protein, with protein MLRYYCDLSDEQIADALGCSPRTVRSQASRALARLRETAAAEELG; from the coding sequence GTGCTGCGGTACTACTGCGACCTCTCCGACGAGCAGATCGCCGACGCCCTCGGGTGCAGCCCGCGGACCGTGCGCAGCCAGGCGTCGCGCGCCCTGGCCCGGCTGCGCGAGACGGCGGCGGCCGAGGAACTGGGTTGA
- a CDS encoding sigma factor has protein sequence MSTPPFEEWAHRAGPGLRRVAGLLCDHPADADDLVQETLVKVYLRWSRISRLERPDGQGVSPGSRP, from the coding sequence GTGAGCACGCCGCCGTTCGAGGAGTGGGCCCACCGGGCCGGTCCCGGTCTGCGCCGCGTCGCCGGCCTGCTCTGCGACCACCCCGCCGACGCCGACGACCTCGTCCAGGAGACGCTGGTCAAGGTGTATCTCCGCTGGTCGCGGATCAGCCGGCTGGAGCGTCCGGATGGCCAGGGTGTGTCTCCCGGGTCTCGGCCGTAG
- a CDS encoding 3-hydroxyacyl-CoA dehydrogenase NAD-binding domain-containing protein, whose protein sequence is MTTDLATVFPDEVVTTSHLRFVDLPLGAGKAALITLDNGHDHTKPNTLGPATLLGLEQAIDAAYAEPGVVAVAVTGKPFILAAGADLKGMALVTQRAQAVALGQLGHRVFGKLADGPVPTFALINGMALGGGLELGLHCTYRTVSKAAQGIALPEVFLGLVPGWGGAWLLPNLVGADNAVTVIVENALNQNRMLRGPQVAALGIADAAFDGADFIERSLHWAAQVLRGDVEVTRPEIDRSEAAWSAAVERGRAAADGRLHGATPAPYRALDLISAARTVTREEGFAAEDDALGDLIMGDDLRAGVYAFDLTQRRAKRPAGAPDKSLARPVTKVGIVGAGLMASQLALLFVRRLEVPVVLTDLDAARVEKGVGWVHAEIDKLAARGRLSPDARNKLTALVTGSTDKSVFADADFVIEAVFEELKVKQQVFADLEAVVSPDCVLATNTSSLSVTEMASGLRHPERVVGFHFFNPVAVLPLVEVVRAGATSDATLATALSVGKTLKKSCVLVKDAPAFVVNRVLTRFIGEITRAADEGTPLEVADNALAPLGLPMTPFVLLQLVGPAVALHVAETLHDAYPGRFPVSENLRRLVAAGKPGIWSWNEQGKPYLDDATAALFEQGSAVLTADEVRERALAAVAEEIRIMLDEGVVAEAQDIDLCMLLGAGWPFHLGGITPYLDRSGVAERATGRRFLPPGLASVARA, encoded by the coding sequence ATGACCACCGACCTCGCCACCGTCTTCCCCGACGAAGTCGTCACCACCTCGCACCTGCGCTTCGTCGACCTGCCGCTGGGCGCAGGCAAGGCCGCGCTGATCACGCTCGACAACGGCCACGACCACACGAAGCCCAACACGCTCGGCCCGGCCACCCTGCTGGGTCTCGAGCAGGCCATCGACGCCGCGTACGCCGAGCCGGGCGTCGTCGCCGTCGCCGTCACCGGCAAGCCGTTCATCCTGGCCGCCGGCGCCGACCTCAAGGGCATGGCGCTGGTGACGCAGCGCGCCCAGGCGGTCGCGCTCGGGCAGCTCGGGCACCGCGTGTTCGGCAAGCTCGCCGACGGTCCGGTGCCGACGTTCGCGCTGATCAACGGCATGGCGCTGGGTGGCGGCCTGGAGCTCGGACTGCACTGCACCTACCGCACGGTGTCCAAGGCGGCGCAGGGCATCGCGCTGCCCGAGGTGTTCCTCGGCCTCGTGCCGGGCTGGGGCGGCGCGTGGCTGCTGCCGAACCTCGTCGGCGCCGACAACGCCGTCACCGTCATCGTCGAGAACGCGCTCAACCAGAACCGCATGCTGCGCGGCCCGCAGGTCGCCGCGCTGGGCATCGCCGACGCCGCGTTCGACGGCGCCGACTTCATCGAGCGGTCGCTGCACTGGGCGGCGCAGGTGCTACGCGGCGACGTCGAGGTGACGCGGCCGGAGATCGACCGGTCGGAGGCCGCGTGGTCGGCGGCGGTCGAGCGTGGGCGGGCGGCCGCCGACGGACGGCTGCACGGCGCCACGCCGGCGCCGTACCGCGCGCTGGACCTGATCTCCGCGGCGCGTACGGTCACGCGCGAGGAGGGCTTCGCGGCCGAGGACGACGCCCTCGGCGACCTCATCATGGGCGACGACCTGCGCGCCGGCGTCTACGCGTTCGACCTCACCCAGCGGCGGGCCAAGCGCCCGGCCGGCGCGCCCGACAAGTCGCTGGCCCGGCCGGTGACGAAGGTGGGCATCGTCGGCGCCGGGCTGATGGCCAGCCAGCTGGCGCTGCTGTTCGTCCGCCGGCTCGAGGTCCCCGTCGTCCTCACCGACCTCGACGCCGCGCGGGTCGAGAAGGGCGTCGGCTGGGTGCACGCCGAGATCGACAAGCTCGCGGCGCGCGGGCGGCTGTCGCCCGACGCGCGGAACAAGCTGACCGCGCTGGTCACGGGGTCGACGGACAAGAGCGTCTTCGCCGACGCCGACTTCGTCATCGAGGCCGTGTTCGAGGAGCTGAAGGTCAAGCAGCAGGTCTTCGCCGACCTCGAGGCCGTCGTCTCCCCCGACTGCGTGCTGGCCACGAACACGTCGTCGCTGTCGGTCACCGAGATGGCGTCGGGCCTGCGCCACCCAGAGCGCGTCGTCGGGTTCCACTTCTTCAACCCGGTGGCCGTGCTGCCGCTGGTCGAGGTGGTCCGCGCCGGGGCGACGTCCGACGCCACGCTGGCGACCGCGCTCTCCGTCGGCAAGACGCTGAAGAAGTCGTGCGTGCTGGTCAAGGACGCCCCCGCGTTCGTCGTCAACCGGGTGCTGACGCGGTTCATCGGCGAGATCACCCGCGCCGCCGACGAGGGGACGCCGCTGGAGGTCGCCGACAACGCGCTGGCGCCGCTCGGCCTGCCGATGACGCCGTTCGTCCTGCTGCAGCTCGTCGGCCCGGCCGTCGCTCTGCACGTCGCCGAGACCCTGCACGACGCCTACCCCGGCCGCTTCCCGGTGTCCGAGAACCTGCGCCGCCTGGTCGCGGCCGGCAAGCCCGGCATCTGGTCGTGGAACGAGCAGGGCAAGCCCTACCTCGACGACGCCACCGCCGCCCTGTTCGAGCAGGGTTCGGCCGTCCTCACCGCCGACGAGGTGCGCGAGCGGGCGCTGGCCGCCGTCGCCGAGGAGATCCGCATCATGCTCGACGAAGGCGTGGTCGCCGAGGCGCAGGACATCGACCTGTGCATGCTGCTCGGCGCCGGCTGGCCGTTCCACCTGGGCGGCATCACGCCGTACCTCGACCGCAGCGGCGTGGCCGAGCGCGCCACCGGGCGGCGTTTCCTCCCGCCGGGCCTCGCGAGCGTCGCCCGCGCCTGA
- a CDS encoding acetyl-CoA C-acyltransferase encodes MPRSTRPVRDVLFVDGVRTPFGKAGPKGMYHETRADDLVINCIRELLRRNPGLPPERVDDVAIAATTQLGDQGLTIGRTAALLAGLPKSVPGYAIDRMCAGAMTAVTTTAGGIAFGAYDVVIAGGVEHMGRHPMGEGVDPNPRILAEKLVDPSALVMGSTAENLHDRFPHLTKERADAFAAASQAKYAKAAADGRIQPDLVPVATRSVEQGWGLATADEPPRPGTTVDDLAGLKTPFRPHGRVTAGNAAGLNDGATAALLVSDDAAAEFGLTAKMRLVSYSFAGVEPEVMGVGPVPATEKALARAGLSIDDIGLFEINEAFAVQVLAFLDHFGIADDDPRVNQYGGAIAVGHPLASSGVRLMNQLARQFEEHPEVRYGVTTMCIGIGMGGTVVWENPHHADYAEEAAA; translated from the coding sequence GTGCCACGCTCCACCAGGCCTGTTCGCGACGTGCTGTTCGTCGACGGCGTGCGTACGCCGTTCGGCAAGGCCGGACCCAAGGGCATGTACCACGAGACCCGCGCCGACGATCTCGTCATCAACTGCATCCGCGAGCTGCTGCGCCGCAACCCGGGCCTGCCGCCCGAGCGCGTCGACGACGTCGCCATCGCCGCGACCACCCAGCTCGGCGACCAGGGCCTGACCATCGGGCGCACGGCGGCGCTGCTGGCCGGGCTGCCGAAGTCGGTGCCCGGCTACGCCATCGACCGCATGTGCGCCGGCGCCATGACGGCCGTGACGACGACGGCCGGCGGCATCGCGTTCGGCGCCTACGACGTCGTCATCGCCGGCGGCGTCGAGCACATGGGCCGCCACCCCATGGGCGAGGGCGTCGACCCCAACCCGCGCATCCTCGCCGAGAAGCTGGTCGACCCGTCCGCGCTGGTCATGGGCAGCACCGCCGAGAACCTGCACGACCGCTTCCCGCACCTCACCAAGGAGCGCGCCGACGCGTTCGCCGCGGCCAGCCAGGCCAAGTACGCCAAGGCGGCCGCCGACGGCCGCATCCAGCCCGACCTCGTCCCCGTCGCCACCCGCTCCGTCGAGCAGGGCTGGGGCCTCGCGACGGCCGACGAGCCGCCGCGCCCCGGCACCACCGTCGACGACCTCGCCGGGCTGAAGACGCCATTCCGCCCGCACGGACGGGTCACCGCCGGCAACGCGGCGGGCCTGAACGACGGCGCCACAGCTGCGCTGCTGGTCAGCGACGACGCCGCCGCCGAGTTCGGGCTGACGGCGAAGATGCGGCTGGTCTCGTACTCCTTCGCCGGCGTCGAGCCCGAGGTCATGGGCGTCGGCCCGGTCCCGGCCACGGAGAAGGCGCTGGCCAGGGCCGGCCTGAGCATCGACGACATCGGGCTGTTCGAGATCAACGAGGCGTTCGCCGTGCAGGTGCTGGCCTTCCTCGACCACTTCGGCATCGCCGACGACGACCCCCGCGTCAACCAGTACGGCGGCGCCATCGCCGTCGGCCACCCGCTCGCCTCGTCCGGCGTCCGGCTGATGAACCAGCTGGCCCGCCAGTTCGAGGAGCACCCCGAGGTTCGCTACGGCGTCACCACCATGTGCATCGGCATCGGCATGGGCGGCACCGTCGTCTGGGAGAACCCGCACCACGCCGACTACGCCGAGGAGGCCGCGGCCTGA
- a CDS encoding DNA alkylation repair protein, whose translation MSATDTALVDAVRTALRAAADPEAAEPMRAYVKSAMPLLGVKKPARTAALKPVFAAHRLRDEGSWRATVLELWDGAEFREERYAATTLAQLKPYAAYATQPDALDLYDHMVVTGAWWDLVDELAIRSVGPVLRAHPDRTTPTIRAWARDADLWRRRTAVICQIGSKAGTDVDLLAEAIEANVHVKDFFLRKGIGWALREHAKRDPGWVRAFVAAHEADLSPLSRREALRNIDPPSIVTRG comes from the coding sequence ATGAGCGCCACCGACACCGCACTCGTCGACGCCGTGCGGACGGCGTTGCGCGCGGCCGCCGACCCGGAGGCCGCCGAGCCGATGCGGGCGTACGTGAAGTCCGCGATGCCGCTGCTCGGCGTCAAGAAGCCGGCCCGCACGGCCGCGTTGAAACCGGTGTTCGCGGCGCACCGGCTGCGCGACGAGGGCAGCTGGCGGGCCACGGTGCTGGAGCTGTGGGACGGCGCGGAGTTCCGCGAGGAGCGCTACGCGGCCACCACGCTGGCGCAGCTGAAACCGTACGCCGCCTATGCGACGCAGCCGGACGCGCTCGACCTCTACGACCACATGGTCGTCACCGGCGCCTGGTGGGACCTCGTCGACGAGCTCGCCATCCGCTCCGTCGGCCCGGTGCTGCGCGCCCACCCGGACCGGACGACCCCGACCATCAGAGCCTGGGCCCGCGACGCCGACCTCTGGCGCCGTCGCACCGCCGTCATCTGCCAGATCGGCTCGAAGGCCGGCACCGACGTCGACCTGCTGGCCGAGGCGATCGAGGCCAACGTGCACGTCAAGGACTTCTTCCTGCGCAAGGGCATCGGCTGGGCACTGCGCGAGCACGCCAAACGCGACCCCGGCTGGGTGCGCGCGTTCGTCGCCGCGCACGAGGCCGACCTGTCGCCGTTGTCACGCCGCGAGGCACTGCGTAACATCGACCCACCGAGTATTGTTACTCGTGGGTAG
- a CDS encoding NAD(P)/FAD-dependent oxidoreductase gives MTGSYDLIVIGAGPAGLAAAWRAAQRGLKVTLLERADHVGGLAASFEVGGVRVDQGSHRLDPGTPPAILHDLRALLGDDLQQRRRTSRIRVGDQWLALPLRADEVARRLPPSFLARVARDSAVSRFRREEADTYGGLVRNRVGPALYESIYGPLAEKQWGMPGDRISAEQARRQTDRLGTWRVAARALRRSRKRGTSATGGGYYYPRTGFGQLVEALADAAVTAGVEIRCEAEVDRVRVTEDEVEVSTQDGDVITGGLVFSTLPLPVLARIARPAPSLTSIESSARLRYRAMLLVYVVHQGGRWSPHDSHDIPDPRTPVLRISEPANYRNNPDDPVDRSVLCAEIPCSMTDDVWGLDDESLADLVDEALGLTGLPKLNRVHVESRRIGQSYPIYRVGYEQDLTDVDTWARMIRRVVTLGRQGLFVLENIDQALLLAYGAVDAIRDDGRFDRYAWTVARERFARSGYVDGLS, from the coding sequence ATGACCGGCTCGTACGATCTCATCGTCATCGGCGCCGGGCCCGCTGGGCTCGCCGCCGCGTGGCGGGCTGCCCAGCGGGGCCTGAAGGTGACGCTGCTCGAGCGGGCCGACCACGTCGGCGGGCTGGCCGCGTCGTTCGAAGTGGGCGGGGTGCGGGTCGACCAAGGGTCGCACCGGCTCGACCCCGGCACGCCGCCGGCCATCCTGCACGACCTGCGCGCCCTGCTCGGCGACGACCTCCAGCAGCGGCGGCGGACGAGCCGCATCCGCGTCGGCGACCAGTGGCTGGCGCTGCCGCTGCGGGCCGACGAGGTCGCGCGGCGGCTGCCGCCGTCGTTCCTGGCCCGGGTCGCGCGCGACTCCGCGGTGTCGAGGTTCCGCCGCGAAGAGGCCGACACCTACGGCGGGCTGGTGCGCAACCGCGTCGGGCCGGCGCTGTACGAGTCCATCTACGGGCCGCTGGCCGAGAAGCAGTGGGGCATGCCGGGCGACCGCATCAGCGCCGAGCAGGCCCGCCGCCAGACCGACCGGCTGGGCACCTGGCGGGTCGCGGCCCGGGCGCTGCGCCGCAGCCGCAAGCGCGGTACGTCCGCGACCGGCGGGGGCTACTACTACCCGCGCACGGGGTTCGGGCAGCTGGTCGAGGCGCTGGCCGACGCCGCGGTCACGGCGGGGGTGGAGATCCGCTGCGAGGCCGAGGTCGACCGCGTCCGCGTCACCGAGGACGAGGTCGAGGTCAGCACCCAGGACGGCGACGTCATCACCGGCGGGCTGGTGTTCTCGACGCTGCCGCTGCCGGTGCTCGCCCGCATCGCCCGCCCGGCGCCGTCGCTGACGTCCATCGAGTCGTCGGCGCGGCTGCGCTACCGCGCCATGCTGCTGGTCTACGTCGTGCACCAGGGCGGCCGGTGGAGCCCGCACGACTCCCACGACATCCCCGACCCGCGCACGCCGGTGTTGCGCATCTCCGAGCCGGCGAACTACCGCAACAACCCCGACGACCCCGTCGACCGGTCGGTGCTGTGCGCCGAGATCCCGTGCTCGATGACCGACGACGTGTGGGGCCTCGACGACGAGTCCCTCGCCGACCTCGTCGACGAGGCGCTGGGGCTGACCGGGCTGCCGAAGCTCAACCGCGTGCACGTCGAGAGCCGCCGCATCGGCCAGTCGTACCCGATCTACCGGGTCGGCTACGAGCAGGACCTCACCGACGTCGACACCTGGGCCCGCATGATCCGCCGCGTCGTCACCCTCGGCCGTCAGGGCCTGTTCGTGCTGGAGAACATCGACCAGGCGCTGCTCCTGGCCTACGGCGCCGTCGACGCCATCCGCGACGACGGTCGCTTCGACCGCTACGCCTGGACGGTGGCGCGCGAACGCTTCGCCCGCTCCGGCTACGTCGACGGGCTCAGCTGA
- a CDS encoding dihydrofolate reductase family protein: MRKLIVQQWVTVDNIAAEEDGGLGFVSVEPFSEKSDPAFKAAVMGFIDTVDTMILGATTYAQSVGYWPTVDDQGEYGQKLNGLTKYVASSRLTEAPWGAFPAATVTPDPVGTVRELKEQSGKDLWLWGSLSLMHSLLDAGVVDEVRMLVCPVSRGKGTRVFEGAHDLQLVEATGFGNGLALVRYAIKTT; the protein is encoded by the coding sequence ATGCGCAAGCTCATCGTCCAGCAGTGGGTGACCGTCGACAACATCGCCGCGGAGGAGGACGGCGGGCTCGGCTTCGTGTCCGTGGAGCCGTTCTCGGAGAAGTCGGACCCCGCGTTCAAGGCGGCCGTGATGGGCTTCATCGACACCGTCGACACCATGATCCTCGGCGCCACCACCTACGCCCAGTCCGTCGGCTACTGGCCGACCGTCGACGACCAGGGCGAATACGGGCAGAAGCTCAACGGCCTCACGAAATATGTCGCCTCGTCGAGGTTGACCGAGGCCCCGTGGGGCGCCTTTCCCGCCGCGACCGTGACGCCGGACCCCGTCGGCACCGTCCGCGAGCTCAAGGAGCAGAGCGGCAAGGACCTCTGGCTGTGGGGGAGCCTGAGCCTCATGCACTCGCTGCTCGACGCCGGGGTGGTCGACGAGGTCCGCATGCTGGTCTGCCCGGTGTCGCGCGGCAAGGGAACGCGCGTCTTCGAGGGCGCGCACGACCTCCAGCTGGTCGAGGCGACCGGGTTCGGCAACGGCCTGGCCCTGGTGCGCTACGCGATCAAGACCACCTGA